The Falco peregrinus isolate bFalPer1 chromosome 1, bFalPer1.pri, whole genome shotgun sequence genome has a window encoding:
- the TUBGCP4 gene encoding gamma-tubulin complex component 4: MIHELLLALSGYPGAAFTWSKRGGLQVSQELPFLHPSETSVLNRLCRLGTDYIRFAEFVEQYTGHVQQQDHHPSQQNQSGLHGIYLRAFCTGLDSVLQPYRQALLDLEQEFLADPHLSISHVNYSLDQFQLLFPSVMVMVEQIKTQKIHGCQILETVHKHSCGGLPPVRSALEKILAVCHGVMYKQLSAWMLHGLLLDQHEEFFIKQGPSSGNVPSQPEEDDDDLGIGGLTGKQLRELQDLRLIEEENMLAPSLKQFSLRVEMLPSYIPVRVAEKILFVGESVQMFENQNVNLTRKGSILKNQEDTFAAELHRLKQQPLFSLVDFESVVDWIRSTVAEHLWKLMVEESDLLGQLKIIKDFYLLGRGELFQAFIDTAQHMLKTPPTAVTEHDVNVAFQQSAHKVLLDDDNLLPLLHLTIEYHGKEHKDTSQTRDGPSRELSPREAPASGWAALGLSYKVQWPLHILFTPAVLEKYNVVFKYLLSVRRVQAELQHCWALQMQRKHLKSNRTDAIKWRLRDHMAFLVDNLQYYLQVDVLESQFSQLLQQINATRDFESIRLAHDHFLSNLLAQSFILLKPVFHCLNEILDLCHSFCSLVSQNLGPLDERGAAQLSILVKGFSRQSSLLFKILSSVRNHQINSDLAQLLLRLDYNKYYTQAGGTLGSFGV; this comes from the exons ATGATCCACGAGCTGCTGCTGGCGCTGAGCGGGTACCCGGGGGCGGCCTTCACCTGGAGCAAGCGCGGCGGCCTGCAG GTGTCTCAAGAGCTGCCGTTCCTACACCCCAGCGAGACCAGCGTCCTCAACCGGCTCTGCCGCCTCGGTACCGACTACATTCGCTTCGCCGAGTTCGTGGAGCAGTACACGGGCCACGTACAGCAGCAG GACCATCATCCATCTCAGCAAAACCAGAGTGGATTACATGGCATTTATTTGCGAGCCTTCTGCACAGGTCTCGATTCAGTGCTGCAGCCATATCGACAGGCACTACTTGACCTAGAACAAGAG tttctgGCTGACCCACATCTTTCCATCTCACATGTTAATTACTCCTTGGACCAG TTTCAGTTACTCTTCCCCTCTGTGATGGTCATGGTTGAGCAGATCAAGACTCAGAAG attcATGGATGTCAGATATTAGAGACAGTCCACAAACATAGCTGTGGGGGGTTGCCTCCTGTTCGCAGTGCTCTGGAAAA GATTCTGGCTGTGTGTCATGGAGTCATGTATAAGCAGCTCTCTGCATGGATGCTGCATGGATTGCTGCTAGACCAGCATGAAGAGTTCTTTATCAAACAGGGCCCGTCTTCTGGGAATGTCCCTAGCCAACCTGAGGAAGATGACGATGACCTAGGAATTGGAGGACTTACAGGAAAACAGCTACGAGAACTGCAGGACCTG CGCTTGATTGAGGAGGAGAACATGTTAGCTCCATCTCTAAAACAGTTTTCTCTGCGAGTAGAAATGCTGCCTTCATACATTCCTGTGCGAGTTGCTGAGAAAATCCTTTTTGTGGGAGAATCTGTACAGATGTTTGAGAATCAAAATGTTAACTTGACCAGAAAAG GCTCCATCCTAAAAAACCAGGAGGACACTTTTGCAGCAGAGCTACACCGGCTCAAGCAGCAGCCGCTCTTTAGTCTGGTGGACTTTGAGTCAGTGGTTGACTGGATACGGAGCACCGTTGCCGAG CATCTTTGGAAACTGATGGTGGAGGAATCAGATTTACTAGGACAACTGAAG ATTATAAAAGACTTTTACCTTTTGGGAAGAGGTGAGCTGTTTCAGGCCTTCATTGACACTGCACAACACATGCTAAAAACACCACCTACAGCTGTAACTGAGCACG ATGTCAACGTTGCATTTCAGCAGTCTGCTCATAAGGTGCTGTTAGACGATGACAaccttcttcctctgcttcacTTAACCATTGAGTATCATGGAAAGGAGCATAAAG ATACATCCCAGACTCGTGATGGGCCTTCCCGAGAGTTATCCCCACGTGAAGCCCCTGCGTCTGGGTGGGCAGCTCTGGGCCTTTCTTACAAGGTTCAATGGCCACTGCATATTCTCTTCACTCCTGCTGTTCTGGAGAA GTACAATGTTGTGTTCAAATACCTGCTGAGTGTGCGACGAGtccaggctgagctgcagcactgctgggctctCCAGATGCAACGCAAACACCTGAAATCGAACAGAACGGATGCCATCAAGTGGCGTCTGAGGGACCACATGGCCTTCCTTGTGGACAATCTTCAGTATTATCTGCAG GTGGATGTACTGGAATCTCAGTTCTCACAACTTCTGCAGCAGATAAATGCCACACGGGATTTTGAGAGTATACGATTGGCTCATGATCATTTCTTAAGTAATCTGTTGGCTCAGTCTTTCATCCTCCTAAAACCC GTTTTCCACTGCTTAAATGAAATTCTGGATCTCTGCCATAGTTTTTGTTCCCTGGTCAGTCAGAACCTGGGCCCACTAGATGAGCGGGGAGCTGCGCAACTCAGCATTTTGGTGAAG GGATTCAGTCGTCAGTCGTCACTGCTCTTCAAGATTCTCTCTAGCGTTCGCAACCATCAGATAAACTCTGACTTAGCTCAACTGCTGTTGCGCTTGGATTATAACAAGTACTACACCCAGGCTGGAGGAACCTTGGGCAG TTTTGGGGTTTAA